The region GGGAGCAAGGGTTGATCCTACCGGCGGTGATTTCATCATGCTAACCACAGAATGGCAAAACCCATATCAATAAAAGCCTGTCAGCACAAAAGTCTTTTGCTTCAATTCTGTCCTAAGACAAAGTAAACAAGGTGGTTGGCATGGGGATCCAGCTGGAGGTGAAAAAAACCTTGGTCACTGGTTTTATACTGAGCAATGCCCTCATGAACTCATGACAAAATGACTCAGCGAACCAAATGTGATCTTTCAACCCTcagcttcacaaacacattaaaaaaaaaggcaaaacaaaaaaaaagccaaagagcTGCATCTGTGAGCACAACCTCCCTCAATTACGTTACATTTCACTCCAAGTGTATACaaattttaaagagaaatatcTAAAATCAATTTTTCTTGACACTTAGCTTAGAAAGGCACTTGCACCTTACACACCAAAACAGATCAGCATATCTAGCTCCAACAgccagggagagatggagagatcagagagagggatCAGAGGACAAATGGTCGAGGTGGTTCCACAGAAAGTGAAATTCACTGCAGTCAGAGTCAGCTGAACATTATCAGCTGTTTCCAGCTGTTCCAAGGTTTATGTGGTTCCCATGGCAACAAATAGCAAGCCTCATTGTCTTGACAATGTCCTGTTTGCAGCAGTTCAGCAAAAAGATGGATGTCATTCAAAGACATTAATAATgaatgtgcgcatgtgtacCAGTGAGTGAGGTACTAATCACCGTTATCACAACACCAACTGCTCACAAACAAAGCGTGGTTTATACTCTCTCTAGGTAAGTGCCACTGAGACGAAGCAaagggtacacacacatacacacaatcaagAGAGGGGCTGGTTATTGTGCAAGAACATGTACAATATAACAGTTTCTGCTAGCAGTACCTCTCCTGCTTGCATGTCAACTCCTGACCACCTACAGCCATCAACATGCAAACCATCCCAGCATTAACAATGCAAAACATCCACCCTTTTTACAGATAGGGCTTCTTTGTTGGAACCTACTCAACAAAAGtccatgaaaacaaaaagaaaagaaaaaagaagaaatacaaaaattatCAAGAGACATTTTACCCTAAAAGCAACCCAAAGCTCTCCGATAGTGAAAATATTCAGTTCTATGAGCAgatgccttcaaaaaaaaaaacacaaaaaaacccaggaaAAGTTAGCTATGCTCCCAAGGAAACGATTAAATATGTCCAATTCAGCTGTTGCATAGTCAACAAGCACTCAGATGAACCAGGTTCTTAGGTCTACAGGGAGAATGAGATCAAAAGTCATCTAAAGACTTCTGCAATGTTAAGATAACATCGCTACTAGAGGTTCAGGGGCCCAACCCTGTGCCTGTCTTGTATTTTCCTAATTACACTCAGCCCCCCATACTCCCTCCTCGTCATGTTTCCCTCCATTCCTTACTGAATCTTTTCAGTCCCCCATCaaaccccccaacccctcctTTGTCCTTCCCCCACATTCGTTTTTCCCGCCCTGTAGAAGGCAACTCGCACACCGAAAAACGGGACAGGAGTTTGGAAGATTCCCAAAGATGCTAATTTTTCATCTCGAGGTCTTCCACTGCTGATGAGCATTGTTTGGCCTACACAAATCATACGCACTTCTGAGAGGACCTAAACATACAAATTCTTAAGTGTAAATTGTACAGGTAACATGAACTTACTATGCTGATTGCAACTCGGGTAAATAAGGTACATTAGGGTGAGGCGAATATATTATGTATCCTTCGGTTCAGTCGGCTAGTGTGGAAGACTTCAGTTAACACACTGTCCAAGTAGCCTATAGATACATTCTTACTGCATTTTAACTGCAATATACCTGGGCGGCTGAGATCCACTACATACACCAAATTCGCAATTATGATATGATATGTGCATAACATTGTAAAATTACCTCAATAATGCATCGCAATCCACCACCAAACTTTTATAGTGGGTTTCAAAGCCTACTCCGTATCCTCGACCAGACGGATTTCCTGTTACTCCATCTCAACTCACTCCAGTTTGTCTTATTCAGCACCATACGTGTGTGCTTAAATGTTAATCGATAACATGTATTGTCCATTATCCTTCAACCCAGTCGTTGATCTacatcttaaaaataaataacactaCCAGATGACAAAAATCCTAGATTATTTGAAAGGACGACAAGAAATGTGTCTACTATTCATCCCGACAAATTTTCACAGCGTCCTCCAGAGCCTGAGAGAAAAACGCTGTACCCACCCTATCTCTGCGTCTGACATCCATAGACCACATGGCTAACTGTCCGCGTGTACAAAATAAGATTACACTACTAAAGCAAAAGTTAACCCCAAATTCAATCGATTTTGCAGTGTAGAGTGTACGTGGAAGTGCAAATCTTTATTAATTTGACGCATAACGGTCCAACGGGCGACACTGGGACGACAAAAGACCAACAGCACAGAGGTAACGATGCGTCAATGTAACGGTAATTTTTTACCTCTGAAAGTTAGAGAAGGTTGAATTCGTcctttaattttgtttaattaCCGTTGCTAGATTTTACGCTAGTAAAACAttgtcaattttttttataaaaaattgGGAGACGTGTTACTGAAATCTCCTCTCAGAGTTagtcagaggaaaaaataagaaaattattctcaccttaacaAAGAGCTCGATGACGGGCTCATTATCCCCCTTCAGACCGTTCTGAGGTACCGAGAGAGACATTCCGAACTTTAACTTCTCCAACAAAATAGGCCTCCGTGTCCACACCAAGACGAAAACTTTTCAGTCAGACTCTTTACGCCACCCGTTTCCAAATGGAGTTTACCAAAAAACGTTTTCACTAAACCAACTAAAAAAGGGCCAGCCGGAACGACGCTGAAATTCTCATAGAAGAGAGCGATAGAGAAAGTCGAGCAAGCCGAGTAGATGCCTAATATTTTCTTTTCGAATAAAAGCACTAGGGTTTTCTTGGGGCTCCAAACGTCTACAAACGCATCACAAACGAGTTACTTATAAGTCCTCTTTTCCTTCGGCTGTTCTGAGTGGGATGACGAAGCGTTAGTAGctaaggagaagaaaaaagcaacGGGAATATTTAAAGCCGTGATGTCATCTACAGAGCAAACAAAAAGTGGGCAGGGTTAGAGGAGTCTTCACTAGAAGGAGGATGCCCGCTTCGCATATAAAGCATGGGTTACGCGTTGAACCCATGTTAAACTGAGGTTACTAGTTCGTTGTGGCTAAATCTGTACATCAATTCATGGCTGTTATGGCCTAATTTGGCGTTTTATCAGCACACTCACGGTCATCAAAAGTTAAAGGGAGGAATAGCCCACACTGTGTATATCATTTACCTTTGCCGCAGTGCATCAACTACAACTAATATTCTGATAAAGTCTGAGGCAAACATTCACGGAATGATTTTATAGTTATGTCAGAGGGCTGGAACATCATACTTCAACATTTAATAATGAGATACTGGAGTGAAATCTTACGCTACACATTGAAGCAGCCATCACGGACAAAGGTTGGAAAATATTACTTTTAGAAACATTTATTCAAAATTACACGTGTCtcaatttttaattttcctcCTACACTGAAACTGTGTACACAACCTTGCAATATAGAACAGGACAACCGCCTGAATTAGTGATGCTGTTCATAGAACATACTGGTGACTGTGGAATTAAGCGAATATTCAAAGTAATTCTACAGGcacttaaataaaataacacaatctTAATGCTGACAGTTTTGTAGAGATGTGGTTGAGGACAAATTGCAATGACCCGCACAGGACTGACGCATCAACTCGGAAGCGCCTTTAGGATTAGATAGTTTGAAGCTGGTCCCGGATAATGTTGGAAACAAATGATATCTTTACTTTTTAAGACATTCTAAATAGTAGATACTTTTTTCTGCACTCTCCTTGGACCAGTTTCTTGATGTGTCAGAAGTCATTTCCGACATAATGACTGAGATTAAACCTCTACTTTGGAGctgcttgtgctgtttttaTTGGTCCTTGGAGACTTTGTTGTGGCAGTGCACTCTCTACGCGGCCCTAGCAACAGCGGTAATGTATACAGCTTACACCagtttgtgtgatgtttgtgagCAGGTGCggcaacaaaaacagacacaacaaaGACAGCCCGAGGCTATTGTTAATGCTTTCCCCCCATTTTCCAAGAACTGTATTGCCCACCTTACTTAAAAGCAACCGTGGTCAGTTGGACTCCACGCCTTCTATCTGTCCTGCAGCTCAGTAGGCGTGGATAAACTGTCGATTTTATACGGTCCTGAAATACTCATCCTTTTGGCATCTTCCGTGGCCTCAAAGATACTGCCGTTACAAAAACAATACATCTTTTTAAAGATGAGCTTAGTTTGAAAAAAGACCTAACAAATCCCTCCTCACCCAAGTGACAACTCCTTTTCCTGACTATAGTGGGTATATCCTAGACTTACACCTGAAaatgtttaatgctgttttcaACTGCATTCAGTTGCTGATTTCATATAGATTGTATTTCTATTCTGATCCAACTCTGAATGCACAGCAACTTTCAGGTGCAAGAAACTCAACTTgcaatatacaaaaataaatactgtTTCTGAGAATTTTCCGATTTCATTTCAACACGCAATACCAGTACTTGTACATGTGTTAGCCCTCTAAGTTAATACTAATACTTTCATATACTTCTGATGGTATCCAATCCTATCTTAATAAATTTCTCTTGTGATTTGCTAATGCATATATTTTAGCTTAAGTAGATACTGGAAATCCTTAGTTGAAATACACATTTGGAATTTTATTGCATGCTGTGCTAAATTATTCCCCTCAAAAGTACAAACAATTTAAACAGATCATCTAAACAGTGTAcatcaaaatatttaaatgcataAGTACTGGTCTAAGGTCActccagagaaaacaaatcattcGAGATTTACAAGACCATGCATGTGAACAAAaccagttgtttaaaaaaaaaaaagaaaaaaaaaaagactgcaatTTTTAAGCAGAACTGGAGATGCAAGTTTGtgaaagattttgttttaatgtgactTTTTTAAAGCCAGAACTTTAGGTAAGtttaaacaatgacaaacaaaactTAAAAGGTTACCAGGAGAGGGGAAaatttcaaaagcaaaacaaaacaaaaaacagcaaaagagacTGTTCTCCATTTTACAGTGTAGAGAGTAGCAGAGTAGAACAACAGAAAGCAGGACAATGCTCTCCCTAACAAAAGGAGTGAGTGACAGCTTCGATCTGTttcgcttgtttgtttatggtaAGCTTCATGCACACAAAGGACCAATCACACTGTGGTCTGCTGTACGTGCAATGTCAATAACCCTCAGTCCGTCTGGTGAAAGTGTTAGAATTTGCTAGCTAGCTCACAAACAGTGAAAACTCTGAATTGTGAGCCATTTCTCTCCTTTGCCATATATGAAAATAAGGTggaatggggagagagaaaaacaaaagggtaATTTTTAAATCATGGGTATGTTCACCGTATCATTTTTGCTGGGGTGAGAAGAACTGGGAAACATGCTTTAAACAGCTCAGCTGTAATTCTTTTGCATTTGATAAAAACCCTGCCAATACATACCTACATTATGTCAAACCAATGGtagaaacaacaaaaattccTAGAGCATTAACAATTTGTACATTCTAAAGCTGAACAAATGTGAaacttaaaataagaaaaacagagtggaagATTTGGTGAGGAGGGGGTAGAGGTGGTCTGGAGCCTTCCTCAGGATTGGGTAGGGGACATCTGGGCTTTCCTCATGGAGCgaagagctttctctctcaggtgtttCTCCAGGTCATCCAGACTGTCTTCTACTTCACTGTCTGATTCCTTAAAGAAAGGTATCATTAATTATGTCTCATATCATAAGcaacacaacaaacatttaacaGGAGTTAAATCAGAAATACAGAATTTAAGTAGTCTCTACACAATTTTTACAACTGGACGAGAGATCTTGTAATCTTATAGTATCATTCATTCTGTAGTGCTTAAACGgttttctttcaaatgttctCAAATGTTATGGAACTACTTGCTTTAAAATGTGGTGCTTTTAATGCCAATTTGGGCATGTTACAAAAATCTCACACTGACTCATGCCTGCTTTTCTTCAGCTAGGCTTTTTCACATTAATAATCCCAACGGGGTACCAAGGTGCCTTCACCTTTTTAAGGTCGGAATCACCCTCCGCATCCGGGTTGTCTTGGCTGTCACCAGCTGCTACGGCTCCACCCTTCTCTTTCTTATGCTTCTTatgtttcttgtgttttttgtctttcttatgtttcttctccttctttttcttctttttcttcccagCTTCAACATCTGAGTTCTGGGGGATTAAAATTGAGGCTCATTAGCATCCAAAGGGATAAtcaacacactttcacacacagatgtaaTCTTAAATATCAATTACATAATTCACAGAACAGACACTGCAGTTAATCACAGCTAGAGTGATTCACTAAATTTAACATTTAcaacttaatttttttaatgtgatcatATATATGTGCTTCCTGCAGCAGGAAACTGCATTCCAGTGTATGATTGGTCAGTTAGGGTGACTGGCTCCAGCAGTACCTTGTTAGGGGAGGGGCTGGCTGAGCCACTGCTGGCCTTTTTAGCAGGCGGAGCAGGAGAGCCACTGGCTGAGCGGGAGGGAGAGCGGGAAGCAGAGGCCGGTGCAGGACGCTTCGGAGCCACCTGGGGAGGAGGGGACGGTGATGGAGAGCGAGACACCTGCCTCCTTATCACCTGAGGGCTCTGAGAccgtctggagagagagaggggaagggaagagagagagagagagacatcaaagattcattaaaaaataccTGATGTAATGTGACAAGCAACCAACCATTCAAATTTCAAAAGGTACTTGTGTTTGTCTAATAAAATAATCTTGAAGCTTCgtaagcaaaactgaaattcaacataaaaaaaaatctctgacaTCAACCACAAGCTTGATACCTTTGGTTTTTGCGTGGCTCTGGTGTGCGAGACACCCTGCGGATGGGTCTGTTGCCGTGAGACGGGGACTGCTGGCGCCTCTGTCCCTGCAGAGGGGAACCTGAGGATGGGTACCGCTGCTGTGGGCTAGCAGAACCCCGTCCACCGTGTCCTCGAGCAGCGGGGGAGGGTGAGAGCTGGGAACCGTGGGCAGGAGGAGGGGATCGGGTGTCCCTCCCTGGCCGGGAAGATGGCAGCGGAGGACTTCTTCTGTTTCGAGGGGGAGAGGCGGATGACGGAGGGGTGCGTCTCTTACTACTAGGGCTGCTGCGGCGTCTGGGAGATCTAGAAGAGCGACGTTTGGGTGGTGCTGGGGAGGGGGACGCCCTGCGTTTAGGTGGAGGACTGGTGGAAGTCCGTCTCTTCTGAGCGGGCAGAGGTGAGGGGCTGTAGCGGCGCTGGATTGGGGGAGAGTAACGCCTTGGAGACGGAGAGCGTCTGCGCAGATGAGGTGAGGGAGACCTTGagtaaagacaaagaaatagaTAAATGAGAATAATTCTCTGGACTCAACCTGGGACACTAGAGACACACGAGCACATCCTCATTAACGGACAGGATACATCAGTATACTGGCCATTCACCCAAAAAGTGGATACTCCCTAAAGATGTCAAAGACATGTTACAAACAGTCTTAGTACACTCTAGCATGATACGTAATTATTTAATAATGACTATTTATATGGCATCTCACTTACACAGCTCGGAGCACTCTGCAGTTGGAAATTACACAAACATGCGAaatgaaataaagcaaaatacACTAATGAAGAGGGATTTTACCTGCGCCTGGGAGGTGGTGAGGGAGATCGGCGGCGCCTGGTTGGGGAGGGCGAACGGTGGCGATGAGGAGATGGGCTGCGTCTCTTTCTAAAAACGGAATGAGTGAATTTGAGAGCAGCTTTAAAACTGAAGGGCATAATAGCACTGTTAGAACATCTCCATTAACAAAACCATGAAAATAAGTACAACACTTGGTGTGTGGCTATGCAAGAAGGCTTATTGATAAAAATGACGACTCTTTAAGAAAGCCATTGGAATTTCACACTCCAACCGATTTCACATTCCAGTTTAactttcatttcacattcattttatcTGGGAAATTAACTGTACACccaatttttgtttttatttgatagCTACACTGCAAGTTCACTCTTCAACTGTGAATGGCAGGAAACGAGGTCATACCTCGGGGATGAATCTCTGTACCGTCTCCTAGGTGACACTGGTGAATGACTGCGCCTCCTCCTGATCTCTCCATTTCTTGACACCAGTCCTTGCCCCGGCCGTCTAGGTCCTTCATCAtctgatgaggatgatgaaCCAGTATCTGCACCCAGTgaacacatttataaacaacCATTTATTTTAACTTCTTTTAACAGAAAACCCCATGAAAGTTTttttagaaagagaaagacctAGATGGGAGCCAATGTAAACCGGACCACATCCATCACGCCACAACACAAAGGTGTGAGAGCAAACAAGCACAAGGAAATGgatagcaggaaaaaaaaggagagagagtctgagtaGAGAAGCGTgaacaagaacaataacaacCTGAGGATGACTGCTGATTCTGCCTGCGATACTGACGTCTCTGCTGCACAGAATCGGCCGTAGCCCCTTTCCCACCTTTATCCTCCTCTGAAACGTAAAGCAGTGAGTGGTCCTTTCAGCGCCCAGGGAAAACAGCAAAGGGCacgggcgcgcacacacacacacacgcacccctcCCTTTGTGCAaccaccccaaccccaacaGATGAACATAAACTAACTTGAGTTACTGGCCAGTGATCATCGATTCGAGAGTGATTAAGTAAAGAGCTCCATACTGCTAAGAGATCTGACCTGCACACTCTCCCGCcctcatgttctttttttgttttgtttttacaatcctcacacacaacaatatGATAAAGACAGAATCACTTTGACAAAACGTCCTCTCTGTGACTACGTAATCTTGTATCAAGAATGTCAACCCTACATTTTTTTCAACCTATTACCCAGTTCAATTAAGGGATTATAATTCATTGTCATAAGAATCTGAGGATGGAAAAAGGTCTGACATCCGCCCTCAGAGCAGACCATTATATCCGCCACCCGCTCTGCGTTCTGTCACAACACTAACCGGATTCTGACAGGTCTGAACGCCTCGTCTTTGGGCCTGGGGATGGAGACTCGTTCCTGCCGCCTGGTTTTCGTTTTGAACCTGGAACCACAGAATGACAacatttaaatggatttaattCTTCACAGACTGAATACTAAACCAACCTGtcagataataataatacgcAAGCAGGTAAGAAACAACTTaata is a window of Chanos chanos chromosome 10, fChaCha1.1, whole genome shotgun sequence DNA encoding:
- the srrm1 gene encoding serine/arginine repetitive matrix protein 1 isoform X1, encoding MDAGFFRGTSAEQDNRFSNKQKKLLKQLKFAECLDKKVDMTKVNLEVIKPWITQRVTEILGFEDDVVIEFIFNQLEEKNPDSKMMQINLTGFLNGKNAREFMKDLWPLLLSAQENIAGIPSAFLEQKKEEIKQRQIEQEKLASLKKIEEEKKENKESKERAVSKSPKRRKSRSPSPRRRSPVKRERKRSHSRSPRRKPSPAASPPPSPSKRQEDPQPEPDQSESSKPEPLVQEVSSTCDMVSEMKPDSVTEVKEQSPEKVLKKEDKPRPREREKDSRRDRPRHRSGSHSRSRRRPRSRSRSYSPRRRQSPRRRISPRRRSPPRRPHPSSRHRRSRSPVRRRRSRSRSSSGSSSSSSRSPQKRAVKRTSNTPPRKVPRNADTSVSPVRRRGRISPGGDSSPPGKGRRSVSPHGRRSRASVSPSKSAGSKRKPGGRNESPSPGPKTRRSDLSESEEDKGGKGATADSVQQRRQYRRQNQQSSSDTGSSSSSDDEGPRRPGQGLVSRNGEIRRRRSHSPVSPRRRYRDSSPRKRRSPSPHRHRSPSPTRRRRSPSPPPRRRSPSPHLRRRSPSPRRYSPPIQRRYSPSPLPAQKRRTSTSPPPKRRASPSPAPPKRRSSRSPRRRSSPSSKRRTPPSSASPPRNRRSPPLPSSRPGRDTRSPPPAHGSQLSPSPAARGHGGRGSASPQQRYPSSGSPLQGQRRQQSPSHGNRPIRRVSRTPEPRKNQRRSQSPQVIRRQVSRSPSPSPPPQVAPKRPAPASASRSPSRSASGSPAPPAKKASSGSASPSPNKNSDVEAGKKKKKKKEKKHKKDKKHKKHKKHKKEKGGAVAAGDSQDNPDAEGDSDLKKESDSEVEDSLDDLEKHLREKALRSMRKAQMSPTQS
- the srrm1 gene encoding serine/arginine repetitive matrix protein 1 isoform X2 — its product is MDAGFFRGTSAEQDNRFSNKQKKLLKQLKFAECLDKKVDMTKVNLEVIKPWITQRVTEILGFEDDVVIEFIFNQLEEKNPDSKMMQINLTGFLNGKNAREFMKDLWPLLLSAQENIAGIPSAFLEQKKEEIKQRQIEQEKLASLKKIEEEKKENKESKERAVSKSPKRRKSRSPSPRRRSPVKRERKRSHSRSPRRKPSPAASPPPSPSKRQEDPQPEPDQSESSKPEPLVQEVSSTCDMVSEMKPDSVTEVKEQSPEKVLKKEDKPRPREREKDSRRDRPRHRSGSHSRSRRRPRSRSRSYSPRRRQSPRRRISPRRRSPPRRPHPSSRHRRSRSPVRRRRSRSRSSSGSSSSSSRSPQKRAVKRTSNTPPRKVPRNADTSVSPVRRRGRISPGGDSSPPGKGRSKRKPGGRNESPSPGPKTRRSDLSESEEDKGGKGATADSVQQRRQYRRQNQQSSSDTGSSSSSDDEGPRRPGQGLVSRNGEIRRRRSHSPVSPRRRYRDSSPRKRRSPSPHRHRSPSPTRRRRSPSPPPRRRSPSPHLRRRSPSPRRYSPPIQRRYSPSPLPAQKRRTSTSPPPKRRASPSPAPPKRRSSRSPRRRSSPSSKRRTPPSSASPPRNRRSPPLPSSRPGRDTRSPPPAHGSQLSPSPAQRYPSSGSPLQGQRRQQSPSHGNRPIRRVSRTPEPRKNQRRSQSPQVIRRQVSRSPSPSPPPQVAPKRPAPASASRSPSRSASGSPAPPAKKASSGSASPSPNKNSDVEAGKKKKKKKEKKHKKDKKHKKHKKHKKEKGGAVAAGDSQDNPDAEGDSDLKKESDSEVEDSLDDLEKHLREKALRSMRKAQMSPTQS